One part of the Arabidopsis thaliana chromosome 1 sequence genome encodes these proteins:
- a CDS encoding Leucine-rich repeat (LRR) family protein (Leucine-rich repeat (LRR) family protein; LOCATED IN: chloroplast; EXPRESSED IN: 22 plant structures; EXPRESSED DURING: 13 growth stages; CONTAINS InterPro DOMAIN/s: Leucine-rich repeat (InterPro:IPR001611); BEST Arabidopsis thaliana protein match is: Leucine-rich repeat (LRR) family protein (TAIR:AT3G19320.1); Has 196117 Blast hits to 67164 proteins in 2660 species: Archae - 391; Bacteria - 35192; Metazoa - 52079; Fungi - 12408; Plants - 67644; Viruses - 4658; Other Eukaryotes - 23745 (source: NCBI BLink).): MASILSILLLILSLSNLHFTSTTGNNHINDRKSLEIIIGGGNDNNPPPSPSPEPEPEPADCPPPPPPPPCPPPPSPPPCPPPPSPPPSPPPPQLPPPPQLPPPAPPKPQPSPPTPDLPFASSLLKKVYPVLQRFKDLVADDKLKSWEGPDICNKYLGLKCAIFPKTKHLALASVQFNGLNLRGKIGKILKLDNFLDKLEEVTIFHANSNGFTGSVPDFSNLKFLYELDLSNNKLTGDFPTSVLKGNNLTFLDLRFNSFSGSVPPQVFNLDLDVLFINNNNLVQKLPLNLGSITALYLTFANNRFTGPIPESIGNIKYLQEVLFLNNKLTGCLPYQIGNLTRATVFDVGFNQLTGPIPYSFGCLETMEQLNLAGNKFYGTIPEIVCEIACLQNVSLSNNYFTQVGPKCRKLIKRKIMDVSMNCILDLPNQKTPSECAKFFMRKQTCPNSKSLFTVPCDKNPNRGKPDQERLEEEKAQVSHPVTYNTLNPDRLRNL; encoded by the exons ATGGCTTCAATTCtctcaattcttcttctcattctttcaCTTTCAAATCTCCACTTCACTTCAACCACCGGAAACAACCACATTAACGACAGAAAATCCTTAGAAATCATTATCGGTGGTGGTAACGACAACAATCCTCCACCGTCACCTTCACCGGAACCAGAACCAGAACCTGCAGATTGCCCTCCtccccctcctcctcctccatgcCCTCCTCCACCTTCTCCCCCTCCATGCCCTCCTCCACCCTCTCCTCCTCCAAGCCCTCCTCCTCCACAGCTTCCACCTCCTCCACAGCTTCCGCCGCCTGCACCGCCTAAACCCCAGCCATCGCCGCCAACACCTGATCTACCGTTTGCGAGCTCATTATTAAAGAAAGTCTATCCAGTTCTCCAAAGATTTAAGGATCTAGTCGCAGATGATAAACTTAAGTCTTGGGAAGGCCCCGACATTTGCAACAAATACCTCGGACTCAAATGCGCCATTTTCCCGAAAACAAAGCATCTCGCACTCGCGAGCGTCCAGTTTAATGGGTTAAACTTGAGAGGCAAGATAGGCAAGATCCTCAAGTTAGATAACTTCCTCGACAAGTTAGAAGAAGTCACCATCTTCCACGCAAACTCCAACGGTTTCACAGGCTCTGTGCCTGATTTCAGCAATTTGAAATTCTTATACGAGCTCGATCTAAGCAACAACAAACTCACAGGAGATTTCCCAACTAGTGTCTTGAAAGGAAACAATCTCACGTTTCTTGATCTCAGGTTCAATTCTTTCTCAGGCTCTGTTCCTCCTCAGGTCTTTAATCTCGACCTCGACGTCTtgttcatcaacaacaacaatcttgTTCAGAAGCTTCCACTCAATCTTGGATCCATCACTGCTCTTTACCTCACCTTCGCCAACAACAG GTTCACGGGTCCAATTCCCGAAAGCATAGGCAACATCAAGTACCTACAAGAAGTCCTTTTCCTGAATAACAAGTTAACCGGATGCTTACCGTACCAAATCGGAAACCTAACCCGAGCCACTGTTTTCGATGTTGGGTTCAACCAATTAACCGGTCCAATACCGTACTCTTTCGGTTGCTTAGAAACGATGGAACAACTCAATTTAGCCGGAAACAAGTTCTATGGAACCATACCGGAGATTGTATGCGAGATTGCTTGTCTCCAAAACGTTTCTCTCTCGAATAATTACTTCACTCAGGTTGGTCCGAAATGTAGAAAACTCATCAAGAGAAAAATTATGGACGTTAGTATGAATTGTATACTTGATCTTCCAAACCAGAAAACGCCATCGGAGTGTGCTAAGTTCTTCATGCGGAAACAGACTTGTCCTAATTCCAAGTCTTTGTTTACTGTCCCTTGTGATAAGAATCCAAACCGGGGTAAACCGGATCAAGAACGATTGGAGGAGGAAAAAGCTCAAGTTTCTCATCCGGTAACTTACAACACACTTAACCCGGACCGGCTTCGGAATCTATAA